The genomic window ACAACTTGATGACCAGTTTTTGCCATGTTATGTTATTTATCAGTAACATATGAAAGTAGTATGTTGAGTACTCTTTTACCAACTAGGATATAGTGCTTGCCCAGGCTACGACTTCACAAGAATTTTTACTTAACAGTTGGTTAGCAAAATGCAATTCTGTTACTTTTACTCTACGTTTCCACCTGTTAGGTTGTTTTACTCCTTCTCCGAAATACTGGATAATTCCTTTATGGTTCAGACTAGTTCGTGTCATATATTGCTTTTTCACTGCAATGTCTGGAATCGGTTTCCTGCTATAGTGTTGTTCATATTACATGATGATAATGGACATATAGAACTTATGATCATGTTAGTTATGCTGTCATGGATCTGATTTCTTAAATGATATGGTTCTGCTATGCAGGTTGAAAACCAAGAGGGTGTTGTAAACTTTGATGAGATCTTGAGGGAGACTGATGCTTTTATGGTTGCTAGAGGTGATCTGGGAATGGAGATTCCAGTTGAGAAGATTTTCCTTGCGCAGAAGATGATGATCTACAAGTGCAACATTGCTGGCAAACCTGTTGTTACTGCTACCCAGATGCTCGAGTCAATGATCAAATCTCCTAGGCCAACACGTGCTGAGGCCACTGATGTTGCAAATGCCGTTCTTGATGGAACTGACTGTGTCATGCTCAGTGGTGAGAGTGCTGCTGGAGCCTACCCCGAGGTGGCTGTGAAGATCATGGCTCGTATCTGCATTGAGGCAGAATCTTCCCTGGACCACGAGGCAGTTTTCAAGGCGATGATCAGGTCCGCACCTCTTCCAATGAGCCCTCTGGAGTCTCTTGCATCATCTGCTGTGCGAACTGCCAACAAGGCCAAGGCCGCACTGATCGTTGTCTTGACTCGCGGTGGCACCACGGCCAAGCTGGTCGCCAAGTACCGCCCCAGGGTTCCCATCCTCTCTGTTGTCGTACCCGTGCTAACGACGGATTCTTTCGACTGGACCATCAGCTCCGAGGGCCCAGCTAGGCACAGCCTGATCTACAGAGGTCTCATTCCCCTCCTTGCCGAGGGCTCTGCAAAGGCTACAGATTCAGAGTCAACGGAGGTGATCTTGGAGGCCGCGCTGAAGTCGGCTGTGCAGAAGCAGCTTTGCAAGCCTGGTGATTCCATCGTGGCTCTTCACCGTATCGGCGTCGCCTCTGTCATCAAGATCTGCATCGTGAAGTGATCACCATGACTTGACTCCTAAGTCCCCAGGGTGGTTCTCACCGCTGGGATCCATGTTTCTGCCTCCTTTTTACCGCATTTTTCGGGGACAGATAATTATGTTGTAAGCCTGCGTCTGTTCTTTGCAGTTGCAGGATGTTTTTTGTTCACATAGATTTTGAGCTGGTAAATGAGGAGGGAGAGGACTCCATTGATGTTAGTGGTAATAAGATTTGTATCTACGGAGTTCAGTTAAA from Miscanthus floridulus cultivar M001 chromosome 11, ASM1932011v1, whole genome shotgun sequence includes these protein-coding regions:
- the LOC136492839 gene encoding pyruvate kinase, cytosolic isozyme; this encodes MANIDMAKILADLDRGAGDARVPKTKLVCTLGPASRTVPMLEKLLRAGMNVARFNFSHGTHEYHQETLDNLRQAMHNTGILCAVMLDTKGPEIRTGFLKDGKPIKLTKGQEITVTTDYDIKGDENMIAMSYKKLPVDVKPGNVILCADGTISLAVLSCDPDAGTVRCRCENTAMLGERKNCNLPGIVVDLPTLTEKDKEDILGWGVPNDIDMIALSFVRKGSDLVTVRQVLGQHAKRIKLMSKVENQEGVVNFDEILRETDAFMVARGDLGMEIPVEKIFLAQKMMIYKCNIAGKPVVTATQMLESMIKSPRPTRAEATDVANAVLDGTDCVMLSGESAAGAYPEVAVKIMARICIEAESSLDHEAVFKAMIRSAPLPMSPLESLASSAVRTANKAKAALIVVLTRGGTTAKLVAKYRPRVPILSVVVPVLTTDSFDWTISSEGPARHSLIYRGLIPLLAEGSAKATDSESTEVILEAALKSAVQKQLCKPGDSIVALHRIGVASVIKICIVK